Proteins from a single region of Butyrivibrio fibrisolvens:
- a CDS encoding DUF4869 domain-containing protein produces the protein MLNIFYGDMPEAIYNTSAYFKFNYEKDWITEPRVADMIKDVDSSTVLGTGAIDSPVLGVIAPINLSGGVKTLILIDKVPDKVFNASNCGDNCAHWLLEIAKDKDVTINLRHIMKFKDEPFEVRILNDDVIVTNMKDLIPIAGRYV, from the coding sequence ATGTTAAATATTTTTTATGGAGATATGCCGGAGGCAATTTACAATACATCAGCATATTTTAAATTCAATTATGAAAAAGATTGGATTACAGAACCCAGAGTTGCAGATATGATAAAAGATGTCGACAGTTCAACAGTGCTGGGAACCGGCGCTATTGACAGCCCGGTATTAGGAGTTATCGCACCAATCAATCTATCTGGTGGTGTTAAAACACTTATATTGATAGATAAGGTACCGGATAAAGTGTTTAACGCTTCAAATTGCGGCGATAATTGTGCTCACTGGCTATTAGAGATTGCAAAGGATAAGGATGTGACAATCAATCTTCGACACATTATGAAATTCAAAGATGAACCATTTGAAGTACGAATTCTAAATGATGATGTAATCGTAACAAACATGAAGGATCTTATTCCTATTGCCGGGAGGTACGTATAA
- a CDS encoding aminoglycoside phosphotransferase family protein, producing MQLGRYEIENTDIKIDDIAKKVLASEDIKKITRICERYSDEEDDYREYDVYKITTTSKELILKKTSEREATNYEKYLSGHGFNVPEFYGSHIDGEDIWIVIENIEGEDLRNVTDALAIAAADSLSEIQNSCWNSSDTKRFDVYMERIGRRYAFIKGDLVIGKAYALFLERQKTCPRTLSNGDFMEFNAVVKEGTVYIIDWGFGGVMPYSLDIARFIAHATEDRATFPFYMNDAQKKLFVEGVYESLNDKPDHEQYIRDIKLAVLNEYVEFVEADEDEDHWYYEHARELAEEINGWK from the coding sequence ATGCAGCTTGGAAGATACGAAATCGAAAATACTGACATAAAGATAGACGATATTGCCAAGAAGGTACTAGCGTCTGAAGATATAAAGAAGATCACCAGAATCTGCGAGCGCTATTCCGATGAAGAGGATGATTACAGGGAATATGACGTTTACAAGATAACAACTACATCAAAGGAACTGATCCTTAAGAAAACTTCAGAGCGTGAAGCTACTAATTATGAAAAGTACTTAAGTGGACACGGTTTTAACGTCCCTGAGTTTTATGGTAGCCACATAGACGGAGAAGATATTTGGATTGTTATAGAGAACATCGAAGGTGAAGATCTTAGAAATGTGACAGATGCGCTGGCTATAGCAGCTGCTGATAGCTTGTCTGAGATACAGAATAGTTGCTGGAATTCATCTGATACCAAGCGCTTTGATGTTTATATGGAGAGGATTGGCAGAAGATATGCTTTTATTAAGGGCGATCTTGTTATTGGAAAGGCATATGCTCTTTTCCTTGAACGTCAGAAGACTTGTCCCAGAACGTTGTCTAACGGTGATTTTATGGAGTTTAATGCCGTGGTAAAAGAAGGAACAGTCTACATTATTGACTGGGGCTTTGGCGGCGTGATGCCGTATTCTCTCGATATCGCAAGGTTCATCGCTCATGCCACTGAAGATAGAGCAACGTTCCCGTTTTATATGAATGATGCGCAGAAAAAACTCTTTGTAGAAGGCGTGTATGAAAGTCTTAATGATAAGCCTGATCATGAGCAGTATATTAGGGATATTAAGCTGGCTGTGCTTAATGAATATGTAGAATTTGTAGAAGCGGATGAAGACGAGGATCACTGGTACTATGAACACGCCAGGGAATTGGCAGAAGAAATAAATGGCTGGAAATAG
- the prfH gene encoding peptide chain release factor H, whose product MIMQISSGMGPIECRAAVGGIFRALQKEYPDIQQITCNKGEAEEIYSSIIFSSDQDLSHLQGTMEWICKSKFRPSHKRKNWFVDVSIIPEADEVYEKINPDDITIESYRSGGPGGQHVNKTESGVRITHLPSGITVTSTKERSQYMNKQDALRKLSAILKNANIASRDSQKAVAWAKHAQIQRGNPVRIYEGERFLLKKTIIV is encoded by the coding sequence ATGATAATGCAGATAAGTTCAGGTATGGGACCTATTGAATGCAGAGCCGCCGTAGGTGGTATATTCAGAGCCCTCCAAAAAGAGTATCCGGATATTCAGCAGATTACATGTAATAAGGGCGAAGCTGAAGAAATTTACTCTTCAATTATTTTTTCTTCAGATCAGGACCTGTCTCATTTGCAGGGTACAATGGAGTGGATTTGTAAGAGCAAATTCAGACCCAGTCATAAGAGGAAAAACTGGTTCGTAGACGTAAGCATAATTCCTGAAGCAGACGAAGTCTATGAGAAGATTAACCCTGATGATATCACTATCGAAAGCTATAGAAGCGGCGGCCCCGGCGGTCAGCATGTAAACAAGACTGAATCCGGAGTTAGAATAACACACCTGCCAAGCGGCATAACCGTAACATCCACCAAAGAACGAAGCCAGTACATGAACAAGCAGGATGCACTTAGAAAGCTATCTGCAATCCTTAAGAATGCAAATATTGCAAGTAGAGATAGTCAGAAGGCTGTGGCTTGGGCCAAGCACGCACAGATACAGAGAGGGAATCCGGTGAGGATTTATGAAGGAGAGAGGTTTTTATTGAAAAAAACAATAATAGTGTAA
- a CDS encoding RtcB family protein, which translates to MCIGETPGENIEQYALSQIQMIADNEASKGSNICVMPDVHSGKVGPIGLTMTITDAVNPSLVGIDIGCGMSMVKLGRIRKEYQKLDAVIRDKVPAGFKIRDNAHDMASQFDFERLICTRHIRKDKALLSLGTLGGGNHFIEIDVDENGDSYLIVHSGSRHLGKEVAEYYSKLAYQHLRKMGRDDVPIELSFLTGDNVSDYLHDASIVQEYAQLNRRIMIKEICKVMKWKPVEEKSCIHNYIDNSHGEVILRKGAISARENEDVIIPINMKDGVIIGKGKGNKDWNYSAPHGAGRISSRKEVLESHTVSEFKATMKGIYSTCISKETLDEAPFAYRNIDYIKEAVKDSVDITNILTPVYNYKGGDER; encoded by the coding sequence ATGTGCATAGGAGAGACACCTGGCGAAAACATTGAGCAGTACGCCCTTTCTCAGATTCAGATGATCGCAGATAATGAGGCATCTAAAGGAAGTAATATCTGCGTCATGCCTGATGTGCACTCGGGTAAGGTTGGCCCCATAGGACTTACAATGACAATAACTGATGCAGTGAATCCGTCACTTGTTGGAATAGACATTGGCTGCGGGATGAGCATGGTCAAGCTTGGCAGGATAAGGAAAGAATACCAGAAGCTTGACGCAGTCATTAGAGACAAAGTACCTGCAGGCTTCAAAATAAGAGACAACGCCCATGACATGGCTAGTCAGTTTGATTTTGAAAGACTGATCTGCACCAGACATATTAGAAAAGATAAAGCGCTATTAAGCCTTGGAACTCTGGGAGGAGGTAATCATTTTATAGAAATCGATGTGGATGAAAATGGCGATAGTTATCTAATTGTCCACAGCGGCAGCAGACATCTTGGAAAAGAAGTGGCAGAGTATTATTCAAAGCTTGCCTATCAGCATCTAAGAAAAATGGGCAGAGATGATGTTCCGATAGAGCTTTCATTCCTTACAGGCGATAACGTGTCAGATTACCTTCACGATGCCAGTATCGTTCAGGAATATGCCCAGCTTAATCGCAGGATCATGATCAAAGAGATCTGCAAGGTTATGAAATGGAAGCCTGTTGAAGAAAAAAGCTGCATCCATAATTATATTGACAATAGCCATGGTGAAGTAATACTAAGAAAAGGAGCTATATCAGCTCGTGAAAACGAAGATGTGATCATCCCTATCAATATGAAAGATGGAGTGATCATAGGTAAGGGGAAAGGCAATAAGGACTGGAACTACTCAGCCCCTCACGGAGCAGGCAGAATCTCATCAAGAAAAGAAGTTCTTGAATCCCACACAGTTTCAGAGTTTAAAGCTACTATGAAAGGCATATACTCAACCTGCATCAGTAAAGAAACTCTTGACGAAGCCCCTTTTGCCTACAGAAATATTGACTATATCAAAGAAGCAGTGAAAGACTCTGTGGATATCACGAATATCCTGACTCCCGTCTATAACTACAAGGGAGGTGATGAGCGATGA
- a CDS encoding MFS transporter, whose product MNNKLHIDNLEAVSFLNGLVFFAPVALLVRTRAGISLDQFFILQAILSVTIFLGEIPTGKITDIVGYKNTIVLSQVMLLIARSMMLVAFLSKSYYVFAIEAIIEGIANCFTSGTISAYLYQKYDEGEYVVKSARVGNFGTAGFIISTIMYAGIYHFFSIEGLLILTASMNVIAVLTSLGIEKDKTKATNADDVATSFAKEHNGVCKKLFILKLNAENIIIMVTLACVSISFILINFFYVDKLEILGISEEWMTAIILGYSVFQMAAEKILDTIGEKNYFKAFVMGFILSGICMLVFGRINIALVIIPIMLILPLIVSVPAYIFDEMENKVIDKNHLEDKRAEVLSAYNMGVNFVEVVFLFASAFVAGLGVSACFTVVGVLMILLAGVHVIKR is encoded by the coding sequence ATGAATAACAAACTACATATAGACAACCTCGAAGCTGTGTCATTCTTAAATGGCCTTGTTTTCTTTGCGCCGGTGGCGCTTCTGGTCAGAACCCGTGCGGGGATCAGCCTTGACCAGTTCTTTATATTACAGGCAATTCTGTCTGTTACTATTTTCCTTGGAGAGATACCAACCGGTAAGATCACTGATATTGTCGGTTATAAGAATACTATTGTCCTGTCGCAGGTTATGCTACTAATTGCAAGAAGCATGATGCTTGTAGCATTCCTGTCCAAAAGCTACTATGTGTTCGCCATTGAGGCGATCATTGAAGGAATCGCAAACTGCTTTACTTCAGGCACTATCAGCGCATATCTGTATCAGAAGTACGACGAGGGCGAGTACGTTGTTAAGAGCGCCAGGGTCGGAAACTTTGGTACTGCCGGTTTTATCATCAGCACTATAATGTACGCCGGCATCTATCACTTTTTTAGCATCGAAGGTCTTCTGATCCTCACCGCTTCTATGAATGTGATCGCGGTTCTCACGAGCCTTGGTATAGAAAAAGATAAAACTAAGGCTACAAACGCTGATGATGTTGCCACCTCTTTTGCCAAGGAGCATAACGGCGTTTGCAAAAAGCTCTTCATCCTTAAATTAAATGCCGAGAATATCATAATCATGGTTACACTCGCTTGCGTCAGTATCTCTTTTATCCTGATCAACTTTTTCTACGTAGACAAGCTTGAAATCCTCGGGATCTCGGAAGAATGGATGACCGCCATCATCCTCGGCTACTCAGTATTCCAGATGGCTGCTGAGAAGATTCTTGATACCATCGGGGAAAAGAACTATTTCAAGGCCTTCGTTATGGGCTTCATCCTTTCAGGTATCTGCATGCTCGTGTTTGGAAGAATAAATATCGCGCTGGTCATCATTCCGATCATGCTGATTCTTCCGCTTATTGTCAGTGTTCCGGCATACATATTCGACGAGATGGAGAATAAGGTGATCGACAAGAATCATCTTGAAGATAAAAGAGCTGAGGTGCTATCTGCCTACAACATGGGTGTTAACTTTGTTGAAGTCGTGTTTTTGTTCGCGTCGGCTTTCGTCGCAGGGCTTGGGGTGTCGGCTTGCTTTACGGTTGTTGGAGTTTTGATGATACTGCTGGCCGGGGTTCATGTGATCAAAAGATAA
- a CDS encoding helix-turn-helix transcriptional regulator, producing MQHNLNENIKKYRKEMNLTQADLAEAFGVTEGAVSKWESGNTVPDISILMDLADFFDISVDTLLGYVISSKSIDGISDRMKKALDEGKYDEAISIAEKAVVRYPGNFKILYKCAYTYEMVLPYRNPKEYCKKAIELYESSLRYLSQNEDPEINELSIKMRIAYVKIWDDTDKALMDFEALNYMGINDVQIARLLMRKGKADEALDKYTKTMVRMLIENLDLAAGMYIALISTNKSKAFVEASELMDWYLAIIDATTNGKISYLTKLKTVILVLKAMSLSCSKEYDGMKDCIDKAYEIAKEFDKNPSNDFNGKIKFWHASKDHNTSVYDEIGHSAVDGIGNLLDEILHKPTPEMVIKKMEAARKYWESIKEE from the coding sequence ATGCAACACAATTTGAATGAAAACATCAAGAAGTATCGAAAAGAAATGAATCTTACACAGGCAGATCTGGCAGAAGCTTTTGGAGTAACTGAAGGCGCTGTAAGTAAATGGGAGAGCGGAAACACAGTTCCTGATATATCTATACTGATGGATCTTGCGGACTTTTTTGACATATCTGTAGATACATTGCTTGGATACGTCATTTCATCCAAAAGTATAGATGGTATCTCGGATAGAATGAAAAAAGCTCTTGATGAAGGAAAATATGACGAAGCTATCTCTATAGCTGAAAAGGCCGTTGTCAGATATCCGGGGAATTTCAAAATACTTTATAAGTGTGCATATACTTATGAAATGGTATTACCATATAGAAATCCAAAAGAGTATTGCAAAAAGGCCATAGAGCTTTATGAGTCTTCACTTCGTTATTTATCTCAAAACGAGGATCCTGAAATAAATGAATTATCCATAAAAATGCGAATAGCATATGTGAAAATATGGGATGATACAGATAAAGCTCTTATGGATTTTGAAGCACTGAATTATATGGGAATAAATGATGTTCAGATAGCAAGACTCCTTATGAGAAAAGGAAAAGCTGATGAGGCTCTCGATAAATATACCAAAACAATGGTAAGAATGTTAATAGAAAATCTTGATCTGGCAGCAGGCATGTATATAGCTCTTATCAGTACGAATAAAAGCAAAGCATTTGTCGAAGCTTCTGAACTAATGGATTGGTATCTTGCAATCATTGATGCTACCACCAATGGAAAAATAAGCTATTTAACAAAGCTTAAGACAGTAATATTGGTCTTAAAAGCTATGAGCTTATCATGTTCCAAAGAATATGATGGCATGAAGGATTGCATAGACAAAGCTTATGAGATAGCCAAAGAATTTGATAAGAATCCATCCAATGACTTTAATGGAAAAATCAAGTTTTGGCATGCAAGTAAGGATCACAACACATCAGTCTATGATGAAATCGGGCACAGTGCTGTAGATGGCATAGGCAACCTATTGGATGAGATATTACATAAACCTACACCTGAAATGGTTATAAAGAAGATGGAAGCGGCCAGGAAATATTGGGAGAGCATTAAAGAAGAATAA
- a CDS encoding MFS transporter encodes MKKSTGYRAILHNYQYMKLLVAGIINRFGDSIDAIASAWLVYELTSNAMWSAIIFGVNKIPSVFIQPLAGAWVEGKKKKPIMVVTDLIRAICVAVIATGFLFGFLNAWIIVISTFVISTAEAFRLPAGSAIIPKLLKKEEIVYGTSLSTAIYTVVELIGMGAAAGIIALIGTTGAIYIDMVTFVLSALIIATIKISSDESRDINGSLQAYFDTLKQGFSYIARSKAAMFLVLFAAFLNAILVPLNSLMAPLANEVICTGAETISLISIAITCGTLLGTVIYPILSRFVSKEVFVISGGICIGLYYLAVIIARPLYNNTAFTYAYVAFISFIMGVFVSLLSAFLQVIFVELIDEQYFARAASIMNAMGNAATPVMSVVVSFLAAWLSTSVIFVVIGAIDVLVCLYLMLSHTLSDILCSKKDITVTSSESA; translated from the coding sequence TACAGGTTACAGAGCTATACTCCATAATTATCAGTACATGAAACTGCTTGTGGCAGGAATAATAAACAGATTTGGGGATTCCATTGATGCAATTGCATCAGCATGGCTGGTATATGAGCTTACAAGCAATGCTATGTGGTCAGCGATAATTTTTGGAGTCAATAAGATTCCATCTGTATTTATCCAGCCATTGGCAGGTGCATGGGTTGAAGGTAAAAAGAAAAAGCCCATCATGGTCGTTACCGATCTTATCAGAGCTATATGTGTGGCAGTTATTGCAACAGGATTCCTTTTTGGATTTCTTAATGCATGGATAATTGTAATTTCTACATTTGTCATTTCGACAGCAGAAGCATTCAGGCTTCCTGCTGGTTCTGCAATAATACCCAAATTACTTAAAAAAGAAGAAATAGTCTATGGAACGTCTTTATCAACGGCTATTTATACAGTTGTTGAACTGATTGGAATGGGCGCTGCAGCCGGAATAATTGCACTTATTGGCACCACAGGTGCAATTTACATTGATATGGTAACATTTGTATTGTCAGCACTTATTATTGCAACAATTAAGATTTCTTCAGATGAGTCAAGAGATATTAATGGAAGTCTGCAGGCTTATTTTGATACATTAAAGCAGGGATTTTCCTACATTGCTCGCAGTAAGGCTGCTATGTTCCTTGTTCTGTTTGCTGCATTTTTGAATGCTATTCTCGTTCCCCTCAACAGCTTAATGGCACCGCTTGCTAATGAAGTTATCTGTACAGGAGCAGAGACTATCTCTTTGATCAGTATAGCTATTACATGTGGAACGCTTTTGGGAACAGTTATTTATCCTATTCTTAGCAGGTTCGTGAGTAAAGAAGTGTTTGTAATAAGCGGAGGCATTTGTATAGGTCTTTACTATCTGGCTGTAATTATTGCCAGGCCTTTATACAATAACACGGCATTTACATACGCATATGTCGCATTTATAAGTTTTATCATGGGAGTGTTTGTATCACTGCTTTCAGCATTTTTGCAGGTAATATTTGTCGAACTTATTGATGAGCAGTATTTTGCAAGAGCTGCTTCCATAATGAATGCCATGGGTAATGCTGCTACACCTGTTATGTCTGTTGTAGTTAGTTTCCTTGCAGCATGGCTTTCTACATCGGTGATATTCGTAGTTATTGGTGCGATTGATGTACTGGTGTGTTTATATTTAATGCTTTCACATACATTATCGGATATCCTTTGTAGTAAAAAGGACATAACAGTCACTTCTTCTGAGTCGGCATAA